The Pseudoliparis swirei isolate HS2019 ecotype Mariana Trench chromosome 16, NWPU_hadal_v1, whole genome shotgun sequence genome includes a window with the following:
- the myo3a gene encoding myosin-IIIa isoform X4, with product MRSLLKMFPQSGKSLVLHNFPDPTDAWDIIETIGKGTYGKVYKVLNKLDGSKAAVKILDPVHDIDEEIEAEYNILKALSDHTNVVKFFGMYYKKDVKCGDQLWLVLELCNGGSVTDLAKGLLKRGDRMDEAIIAYILHEALMGLQHLHVNKTIHRDVKGNNILLTTHGGVKLVDFGVSAQLTNTRLRRNTSVGTPFWMAPEVIACEQQLDSTYDARCDVWSLGITGIELGDGDPPLSELHPMRALFKIPRNPPPTLHQPELWSADFNDFISQCLIKDFEHRPNVLDLLRHVFIKQTVGREKILQKQLMELIDLNQQIGVIDKTSHHGKTDRGTDSNDRHERIHTKRGGHMKTQSDPDEVDDLATLEVLDENTVTEQLQSRYGRDQIYTCVGDILIAVNPFHKMEIYTPEHTKMYIGAKRTANPPHIFAVADVAYQSMVSYNTDQCVVISGESGAGKTESAHLLVQQLTVLGKANNQSLQEKILLVNSLVEAFGNACTAINDNSSRFGKYLEMNFTCGGTVVGAQISEYLLEKSRVIHQAVGERNFHVFYYIYAGLADRKKLAHYKLSDSKTPKYLNEQIKLGPDIVSNTFYKEQFDAVEQCFKVIGFTLEELGSVYSTLAAILNSGDIEFSAVASEHQTDKSDISNTSFLDNVASLLCIRSDELQEALTSHCVVARGETIVRPNTVEKAVEVRDAMGKALYGRLFSWIVNRINALLRPDSPLGEEENGLNIGILDIFGFENFKKNSFEQLCINIANEQIQFYFNQHIFAWEQDEYLSEEVDARLIEYEDNRPLLDLFLQKPMGMLSLLDEESRFPQATDQTLVEKFENNLKSKSFWIPKRVDLCFGIHHYAGKVIYSAAGFLAKNRDALPADIVLLLRSSENELTRKLVTNPLTKTGNLAHTKGKGMNTMRSQRTPTRSITLAKMGVLTLYNSFSFSEPGEAGDAPYHPRETTNMRTQTVASYFRYSLMDLLSKMVAGQPHFVRCIKPNNDRQANKFDREKVLVQLRYTGVLETAKIRRQGYSHRIQFASFIKRYYMVAFHAQEEPPVSQETCATILEKAKLEHWAMGKTKSCVSQVFLKYYHVEQLNLMVQQITKRVVLLQAYVRGWMGAKRYRRILKDREQSALVLQSAYRGHKVRKRAADDKSKAKQEAFTVQFQAACRGYLVRKKYKELVDEKNKAATKIQARYRGHKERKSFKRKREEKEKENAEKAVKEGEGETPESEKLPEDGNLPPAVEGAANEEVETKAAVVLQSNFRGYKERKKFKERKKTLAGDELELPPDAAAEGESGGEPTGKEEEKTDAKPEGNDKDESTCEAEENKDSDHTQVPEDEEKPEVSEEEVVDAADAGKAEEDGKKDEKEEEKEAESAAAGEVVNVEEETKAATVIQSNFRGHKERKRLQEEGKLPAKKQKAESPPGEKEEEEVPTESSAAGEEELPKVETPPEEVGTKEEEESTKAGDAAGDAAGDPSSDVGSGVQEEEARAAVVIQSNFRGHKERKRLEEEGKIPKKTKKKEGEEEKEVMPEPPKEDGEKPAEPTEGSAEESTADASVEISGGPEEERAATVIQSNFRGHRDRKKLRAEKETQKDAEGEAAEGEAAEGAAEEETKEETKEETKEEAEEKAGEEAVDVEDVTIEHKEETDAEKERLEEEEAAVKIQSNFRGYKERKNLKANKQTVRTEAARLESFSKQVSKTSQDFVALQRKLNEIIQAHQSNPENNGMFVRGKANAPRNHHSIAAADKRQSRTPRRTQQPKTLNTPEDSTYYNLIHRSVQDDKRNSRKEGPGQLPDVDDQDYQPLPYSSSDPCISTEEPAAPGGVPERRPSIARRGSVDGGQAAEQTPPAAAAGKPPRERAVTEPGPRTLERPPLPRMASTESRSEDNPFDFRHLLRKTSQRHRLIKQY from the exons GCGTTTCGGCCCAGCTGACAAACACCCGCCTGAGGAGGAACACCTCGGTGGGAACTCCCTTCTGGATGGCTCCGGAG GTCATCGCCtgtgagcagcagctggactcCACCTACGACGCCCGCTGTGATGTGTGGTCCCTCGGCATCACCGGCATAGAGCTGGGAGATGGAGACCCCCCCCTCTCCGAGCTCCACCCGATGAGAGCGCTTTTTAAAATACCCAG AAACCCTCCTCCTACTCTCCACCAGCCTGAGCTCTGGTCCGCCGACTTCAACGACTTCATCTCCCA ATGTCTGATCAAGGACTTTGAGCATCGGCCCAATGTTCTCGACCTGCTGCGTCATGTGTTCATCAAGCAGACGGTCGGCCGAGAGAAAATACTGCAGAAACAATTGATGGAACTTATTGATCTGAACCAACAAATCGGAGTCATTGATAAAACAAG CCATCATGGAAAGACAGACCGCGGCACAGACAGTAATGACAG GCATGAACGCATCCACACGAAAAGAGGAGGCCACATGAAGACACAGAGCGACCCCGATGAGGTGGACGACCTCGCCACCCTCGAAGTTCTCGATGAG AACACGGTCACCGAGCAGCTCCAGAGTCGCTACGGGCGAGATCAGATCTACACGTGCGTGGGAGACATCCTCATCGCCGTCAATCCTTTCCACAAGATGGAGATATACACTCCGGAG CACACCAAGATGTACATAGGAGCCAAGCGTACGGCGAACCCGCCGCACATCTTCGCCGTGGCCGACGTCGCCTACCAGTCCATGGTGTCCTATAACACGGACCAG TGCGTTGTGATCAGCGGGGAAAGCGGCGCTGGGAAAACGGAGAGCGCTCACCTGTTGGTGCAGCAGCTCACCGTTCTGGGAAAG GCCAACAACCAGTCGCTGCAGGAGAAGATCCTGCTGGTCAACAGTCTGGTGGAGGCGTTCGGCAACGCCTGCACCGCCATCAACGACAACTCCAGCCGCTTCGGCAAGTACCTGGAGATGAATTTCACCTGCGGAGGAACCGTGGTCGGAGCGCAGATCTCAGAGTACCTGCTGGAGAAATCCAGGGTCATCCACCAGGCAGT AGGCGAGAGGAACTTCCACGTCTTCTACTACATCTACGCCGGCCTGGCCGACAGGAAGAAACTCGCCCACTACAAGCTCTCCGACAGCAAGACGCCAAA GTATCTGAACGAGCAGATTAAATTAGGGCCTGACATCGTGAGCAACACCTTCTACAAGGAGCAGTTCGATGCGGTGGAGCAGTGTTTCAAAGTCATCGGATTCACCCTGgag GAGCTGGGCAGTGTTTACAGCACTCTGGCTGCCATCCTCAACTCGGGCGATATCGAGTTTTCTGCGGTTGCCTCGGAGCACCAGACCGACAAGAGCGACATCTCCAACACCTCTTTCCTGGACAacg TGGCGTCGCTGCTGTGCATCCGCTCGGACGAGCTCCAGGAGGCCCTGACCTCGCACTGCGTGGTGGCCCGCGGGGAGACCATCGTCAGGCCCAACACGGTGGAGAAGGCGGTGGAGGTGAGGGACGCCATGGGCAAGGCGCTCTACGGCCGCCTCTTCAGCTGGATCGTCAACCGCATCAACGCGCTGCTGCGGCCCGACAGCCCCCTCGG agaggaggagaacggcTTGAACATCGGCATCCTGGACATCTTCGGGTTCGAGAACTTCAAGAAGAACTCCTTCGAGCAGCTCTGCATCAACATCGCCAATGAGCAGATCCAGTTTTACTTCAACCAGCACATATTCGCCTGGGAACAG GACGAGTACCTGAGCGAGGAGGTGGACGCTCGGCTGATCGAGTACGAGGACAACCGGCCCCTCCTGGACCTGTTCCTGCAGAAGCCCATGGGGATGCTCTCCCTGCTGGATGAGGAGAGCCGCTTCCCACAGGCCACCGACCAGACGCTCGTAG AGAAATTCGAAAATAACCTGAAGTCCAAAAGCTTCTGGATACCCAAGAGGGTCGACCTGTGCTTTGGTATCCACCACTACGCCGGGAAG GTGATCTACAGCGCCGCGGGCTTCTTGGCCAAGAACAGGGACGCGCTGCCGGCCGACATCGTGCTGCTGCTGAGGTCGTCGGAAAACGAGCTCACGCGCAAGCTGGTTACGAATCCGCTCACCAAGACGG GTAACCTCGCCCACACCAAGGGCAAAGGCATGAACACCATGCGCAGCCAGCGGACCCCGACGCGCTCCATCACCTTAGCCAAG ATGGGAGTGCTAACCTTGTACAATTCTTTCTCCTTTAGCGAG CCGGGTGAAGCTGGAGACGCCCCGTACCACCCGAGAGAAACCACCAACATGAGAACCCAGACGGTGGCCTCCTACTTCAGG TACTCTCTGATGGACCTGCTGTCCAAGATGGTGGCGGGCCAGCCTCACTTCGTCCGCTGCATCAAACCAAACAATGACCGCCAAGCCAACAAGTTCGACCGGGAGAAGGTCCTGGTCCAGCTGCGGTACACCGGCGTGCTGGAGACCGCCAAGATCAGACGGCAGGGCTACTCCCACCGCATCCAGTTCGCCAGCTTCATCAAGAG GTATTACATGGTGGCGTTCCACGCTCAAGAGGAGCCGCCCGTGTCTCAAGAAACGTGCGCCACCATTCTAGAGAAGGCCAAGCTGGAGCACTGGGCCATGGGCAAGACCAAG tcttgtgtgtctcaggtgttccTGAAGTACTACCACGTGGAGCAGCTGAACCTGATGGTGCAGCAGATCACCAAGAGGGTCGTTCTGCTGCAGGCGTACGTCCGAGGCTGGATGGGAGCCAAGCGATACCGGCGGATACTGAAGGATCGAGAGCAGAGCGCTCTGGTGCTGCAGTCAG CTTACAGGGGTCATAAGGTTCGGAAGAGGGCGGCTGACGACAAAAGCAAAGCGAAGCAGGAGGCCTTCACCGTCCAGTTTCAGGCCG CTTGCAGGGGCTACCTTGTGAGAAAGAAATACAAGGAGTTGGTAGATGAGAAGAACAAAGCTGCAACCAAGATTCAGGCTCGCTACAGAGGCCACAAGGAAAGGAAAAGCTTCAAGAGAAAACG ggaagagaaagagaaagagaatgcAGAGAAGGCCGtgaaagaaggagagggagagactccTGAATCGGAGAAGCTCCCAGAAGATGGAAATCTCCCTCCTGCAGTCGAGGGAGCGGCTAACGAGGAAGTTGAAACAAAGGCGGCCGTGGTTCTGCAGAGCAACTTCAGGGGCTACAAAGAGAGGAAAAAGtttaaggagagaaagaagacgtTGGCCGGGGACGAGCTGGAGTTGCCGCCGGATGCGGCCGCGGAAGGAGAAAGTGGGGGAGAGCCTAccggaaaggaggaggagaagacggaCGCTAAACCAGAGGGGAACGACAAAGATGAAAGTACGTGTGAAGCCGAGGAGAACAAAGACAGCGATCACACGCAGGTGCCGGAAGACGAGGAGAAACCCGAAGTGTCGGAGGAAGAGGTGGTCGATGCGGCGGACGCTGGGAAAGCAGAGGAGGACGGGAAGAAggacgagaaggaggaggagaaagaagcagAAAGCGCTGCGGCGGGAGAGGTTGTGAACGTGGAAGAAGAAACCAAGGCGGCCACCGTCATCCAGAGTAACTTCAGAGGtcacaaagagaggaagaggttgCAGGAAGAAGGAAAGCTCCCGGCTAAGAAACAGAAAGCGGAAAGTCCCCctggggaaaaagaagaagaagaagtgcccACAGAGAGTAGCGCCGCGGGCGAGGAAGAGCTTCCCAAAGTTGAAACGCCACCAGAGGAAGTCGGCaccaaagaggaagaggaatcgACGAAAGCTGGAGATGCGGCGGGCGATGCGGCGGGCGATCCCTCGAGTGACGTCGGGTCCGGAGtccaagaggaggaggccaGAGCGGCCGTGGTGATTCAGAGCAACTTCCGAGGCCACAAGGAGCGCAAGCGACtcgaggaggaagggaagatcccgaagaagacgaagaagaaggagggggaggaggagaaagaagtaATGCCAGAACCTCCGAAAGAAGATGGAGAAAAACCGGCAGAGCCGACGGAGGGATCGGCGGAGGAATCCACGGCGGACGCTTCCGTGGAGATCTCGGGGGGTCCGGAGGAGGAAAGGGCCGCCACTGTCATTCAGAGTAACTTCAGAGGCCACCGGGACCGGAAGAAACTGAGAGCCGAGAAAGAAACGCAAAAGGACGCGGAGGGTGAAGCTGCCGAGGGAGAAGCTGCCGAGGGAGCCGCGGAAGAGGAAACCAAAGAGGAGACCAAAGaggagaccaaagaggaggcCGAAGAAAAGGCCGGGGAGGAGGCCGTGGATGTTGAGGACGTGACGATAGAGCATAAAGAGGAGACGGACGCGGAAAAAgagagactggaggaggaggaggccgcggTGAAGATCCAGAGCAACTTCAGAGGCTACAAGGAGAGAAAGAACCTCAAGGCCAACAAGCAAACAGTGCGGACAGAAGCTGCGCGACTGGAGAGCTTCTCCAAGCAG GTATCCAAAACGTCTCAGGACTTCGTGGCCCTGCAGCGGAAGTTGAACGAGATCATCCAGGCCCATCAATCAAACCCCGAGAACAACGGTATGTTCGTGAGAGGAAAAGCCAACGCTCCCCGGAATCACCACTCAA TCGCTGCAGCCGACAAGAGACAGTCGAGGACCCCCCGCCGGACCCAGCAGCcaaagaccctgaacacaccagagGACTCCACCTATTACAACCTGATTCAt CGGTCCGTCCAGGATGATAAACGCAACTCCAGGAAAGAGGG GCCAGGACAGCTGCCGGACGTGGACGACCAAGACTACCAGCCGCTGCCCTACAGCAGTTCGGACCCCTGCATCTCCACCGAGGAGCCGGCGGCGCCCGGCGGCGTGCCCGAGAGGAGGCCGTCCATCGCGAGGAGAGGCTCCGTGGACGGCGGTCAGGCGGCGGAGCAGACGCCACCGGCTGCCGCCGCCGGTAAACCGCCCAGAGAGAGGGCCGTCACTGAACCCGGGCCTCGCACCCTTGAGAG ACCCCCTCTTCCCAGAATGGCGTCCACAGAGAGTCGCTCCGAGGACAACCCGTTTGACTTCAGACATCTGCTGAGGAAGACCTCCCAGAGACACAGGCTCATCAAACAGTACTGA
- the myo3a gene encoding myosin-IIIa isoform X5 produces the protein MRSLLKMFPQSGKSLVLHNFPDPTDAWDIIETIGKGTYGKVYKVLNKLDGSKAAVKILDPVHDIDEEIEAEYNILKALSDHTNVVKFFGMYYKKDVKCGDQLWLVLELCNGGSVTDLAKGLLKRGDRMDEAIIAYILHEALMGLQHLHVNKTIHRDVKGNNILLTTHGGVKLVDFGVSAQLTNTRLRRNTSVGTPFWMAPEVIACEQQLDSTYDARCDVWSLGITGIELGDGDPPLSELHPMRALFKIPRNPPPTLHQPELWSADFNDFISQCLIKDFEHRPNVLDLLRHVFIKQTVGREKILQKQLMELIDLNQQIGVIDKTSHHGKTDRGTDSNDRHERIHTKRGGHMKTQSDPDEVDDLATLEVLDENTVTEQLQSRYGRDQIYTCVGDILIAVNPFHKMEIYTPEHTKMYIGAKRTANPPHIFAVADVAYQSMVSYNTDQCVVISGESGAGKTESAHLLVQQLTVLGKANNQSLQEKILLVNSLVEAFGNACTAINDNSSRFGKYLEMNFTCGGTVVGAQISEYLLEKSRVIHQAVGERNFHVFYYIYAGLADRKKLAHYKLSDSKTPKYLNEQIKLGPDIVSNTFYKEQFDAVEQCFKVIGFTLEELGSVYSTLAAILNSGDIEFSAVASEHQTDKSDISNTSFLDNVASLLCIRSDELQEALTSHCVVARGETIVRPNTVEKAVEVRDAMGKALYGRLFSWIVNRINALLRPDSPLGEEENGLNIGILDIFGFENFKKNSFEQLCINIANEQIQFYFNQHIFAWEQDEYLSEEVDARLIEYEDNRPLLDLFLQKPMGMLSLLDEESRFPQATDQTLVEKFENNLKSKSFWIPKRVDLCFGIHHYAGKVIYSAAGFLAKNRDALPADIVLLLRSSENELTRKLVTNPLTKTGNLAHTKGKGMNTMRSQRTPTRSITLAKMGVLTLYNSFSFSEPGEAGDAPYHPRETTNMRTQTVASYFRYSLMDLLSKMVAGQPHFVRCIKPNNDRQANKFDREKVLVQLRYTGVLETAKIRRQGYSHRIQFASFIKRYYMVAFHAQEEPPVSQETCATILEKAKLEHWAMGKTKVFLKYYHVEQLNLMVQQITKRVVLLQAYVRGWMGAKRYRRILKDREQSALVLQSAYRGHKVRKRAADDKSKAKQEAFTVQFQAACRGYLVRKKYKELVDEKNKAATKIQARYRGHKERKSFKRKREEKEKENAEKAVKEGEGETPESEKLPEDGNLPPAVEGAANEEVETKAAVVLQSNFRGYKERKKFKERKKTLAGDELELPPDAAAEGESGGEPTGKEEEKTDAKPEGNDKDESTCEAEENKDSDHTQVPEDEEKPEVSEEEVVDAADAGKAEEDGKKDEKEEEKEAESAAAGEVVNVEEETKAATVIQSNFRGHKERKRLQEEGKLPAKKQKAESPPGEKEEEEVPTESSAAGEEELPKVETPPEEVGTKEEEESTKAGDAAGDAAGDPSSDVGSGVQEEEARAAVVIQSNFRGHKERKRLEEEGKIPKKTKKKEGEEEKEVMPEPPKEDGEKPAEPTEGSAEESTADASVEISGGPEEERAATVIQSNFRGHRDRKKLRAEKETQKDAEGEAAEGEAAEGAAEEETKEETKEETKEEAEEKAGEEAVDVEDVTIEHKEETDAEKERLEEEEAAVKIQSNFRGYKERKNLKANKQTVRTEAARLESFSKQVSKTSQDFVALQRKLNEIIQAHQSNPENNGMFVRGKANAPRNHHSIAAADKRQSRTPRRTQQPKTLNTPEDSTYYNLIHRSVQDDKRNSRKEGPGQLPDVDDQDYQPLPYSSSDPCISTEEPAAPGGVPERRPSIARRGSVDGGQAAEQTPPAAAAGKPPRERAVTEPGPRTLERPPLPRMASTESRSEDNPFDFRHLLRKTSQRHRLIKQY, from the exons GCGTTTCGGCCCAGCTGACAAACACCCGCCTGAGGAGGAACACCTCGGTGGGAACTCCCTTCTGGATGGCTCCGGAG GTCATCGCCtgtgagcagcagctggactcCACCTACGACGCCCGCTGTGATGTGTGGTCCCTCGGCATCACCGGCATAGAGCTGGGAGATGGAGACCCCCCCCTCTCCGAGCTCCACCCGATGAGAGCGCTTTTTAAAATACCCAG AAACCCTCCTCCTACTCTCCACCAGCCTGAGCTCTGGTCCGCCGACTTCAACGACTTCATCTCCCA ATGTCTGATCAAGGACTTTGAGCATCGGCCCAATGTTCTCGACCTGCTGCGTCATGTGTTCATCAAGCAGACGGTCGGCCGAGAGAAAATACTGCAGAAACAATTGATGGAACTTATTGATCTGAACCAACAAATCGGAGTCATTGATAAAACAAG CCATCATGGAAAGACAGACCGCGGCACAGACAGTAATGACAG GCATGAACGCATCCACACGAAAAGAGGAGGCCACATGAAGACACAGAGCGACCCCGATGAGGTGGACGACCTCGCCACCCTCGAAGTTCTCGATGAG AACACGGTCACCGAGCAGCTCCAGAGTCGCTACGGGCGAGATCAGATCTACACGTGCGTGGGAGACATCCTCATCGCCGTCAATCCTTTCCACAAGATGGAGATATACACTCCGGAG CACACCAAGATGTACATAGGAGCCAAGCGTACGGCGAACCCGCCGCACATCTTCGCCGTGGCCGACGTCGCCTACCAGTCCATGGTGTCCTATAACACGGACCAG TGCGTTGTGATCAGCGGGGAAAGCGGCGCTGGGAAAACGGAGAGCGCTCACCTGTTGGTGCAGCAGCTCACCGTTCTGGGAAAG GCCAACAACCAGTCGCTGCAGGAGAAGATCCTGCTGGTCAACAGTCTGGTGGAGGCGTTCGGCAACGCCTGCACCGCCATCAACGACAACTCCAGCCGCTTCGGCAAGTACCTGGAGATGAATTTCACCTGCGGAGGAACCGTGGTCGGAGCGCAGATCTCAGAGTACCTGCTGGAGAAATCCAGGGTCATCCACCAGGCAGT AGGCGAGAGGAACTTCCACGTCTTCTACTACATCTACGCCGGCCTGGCCGACAGGAAGAAACTCGCCCACTACAAGCTCTCCGACAGCAAGACGCCAAA GTATCTGAACGAGCAGATTAAATTAGGGCCTGACATCGTGAGCAACACCTTCTACAAGGAGCAGTTCGATGCGGTGGAGCAGTGTTTCAAAGTCATCGGATTCACCCTGgag GAGCTGGGCAGTGTTTACAGCACTCTGGCTGCCATCCTCAACTCGGGCGATATCGAGTTTTCTGCGGTTGCCTCGGAGCACCAGACCGACAAGAGCGACATCTCCAACACCTCTTTCCTGGACAacg TGGCGTCGCTGCTGTGCATCCGCTCGGACGAGCTCCAGGAGGCCCTGACCTCGCACTGCGTGGTGGCCCGCGGGGAGACCATCGTCAGGCCCAACACGGTGGAGAAGGCGGTGGAGGTGAGGGACGCCATGGGCAAGGCGCTCTACGGCCGCCTCTTCAGCTGGATCGTCAACCGCATCAACGCGCTGCTGCGGCCCGACAGCCCCCTCGG agaggaggagaacggcTTGAACATCGGCATCCTGGACATCTTCGGGTTCGAGAACTTCAAGAAGAACTCCTTCGAGCAGCTCTGCATCAACATCGCCAATGAGCAGATCCAGTTTTACTTCAACCAGCACATATTCGCCTGGGAACAG GACGAGTACCTGAGCGAGGAGGTGGACGCTCGGCTGATCGAGTACGAGGACAACCGGCCCCTCCTGGACCTGTTCCTGCAGAAGCCCATGGGGATGCTCTCCCTGCTGGATGAGGAGAGCCGCTTCCCACAGGCCACCGACCAGACGCTCGTAG AGAAATTCGAAAATAACCTGAAGTCCAAAAGCTTCTGGATACCCAAGAGGGTCGACCTGTGCTTTGGTATCCACCACTACGCCGGGAAG GTGATCTACAGCGCCGCGGGCTTCTTGGCCAAGAACAGGGACGCGCTGCCGGCCGACATCGTGCTGCTGCTGAGGTCGTCGGAAAACGAGCTCACGCGCAAGCTGGTTACGAATCCGCTCACCAAGACGG GTAACCTCGCCCACACCAAGGGCAAAGGCATGAACACCATGCGCAGCCAGCGGACCCCGACGCGCTCCATCACCTTAGCCAAG ATGGGAGTGCTAACCTTGTACAATTCTTTCTCCTTTAGCGAG CCGGGTGAAGCTGGAGACGCCCCGTACCACCCGAGAGAAACCACCAACATGAGAACCCAGACGGTGGCCTCCTACTTCAGG TACTCTCTGATGGACCTGCTGTCCAAGATGGTGGCGGGCCAGCCTCACTTCGTCCGCTGCATCAAACCAAACAATGACCGCCAAGCCAACAAGTTCGACCGGGAGAAGGTCCTGGTCCAGCTGCGGTACACCGGCGTGCTGGAGACCGCCAAGATCAGACGGCAGGGCTACTCCCACCGCATCCAGTTCGCCAGCTTCATCAAGAG GTATTACATGGTGGCGTTCCACGCTCAAGAGGAGCCGCCCGTGTCTCAAGAAACGTGCGCCACCATTCTAGAGAAGGCCAAGCTGGAGCACTGGGCCATGGGCAAGACCAAG gtgttccTGAAGTACTACCACGTGGAGCAGCTGAACCTGATGGTGCAGCAGATCACCAAGAGGGTCGTTCTGCTGCAGGCGTACGTCCGAGGCTGGATGGGAGCCAAGCGATACCGGCGGATACTGAAGGATCGAGAGCAGAGCGCTCTGGTGCTGCAGTCAG CTTACAGGGGTCATAAGGTTCGGAAGAGGGCGGCTGACGACAAAAGCAAAGCGAAGCAGGAGGCCTTCACCGTCCAGTTTCAGGCCG CTTGCAGGGGCTACCTTGTGAGAAAGAAATACAAGGAGTTGGTAGATGAGAAGAACAAAGCTGCAACCAAGATTCAGGCTCGCTACAGAGGCCACAAGGAAAGGAAAAGCTTCAAGAGAAAACG ggaagagaaagagaaagagaatgcAGAGAAGGCCGtgaaagaaggagagggagagactccTGAATCGGAGAAGCTCCCAGAAGATGGAAATCTCCCTCCTGCAGTCGAGGGAGCGGCTAACGAGGAAGTTGAAACAAAGGCGGCCGTGGTTCTGCAGAGCAACTTCAGGGGCTACAAAGAGAGGAAAAAGtttaaggagagaaagaagacgtTGGCCGGGGACGAGCTGGAGTTGCCGCCGGATGCGGCCGCGGAAGGAGAAAGTGGGGGAGAGCCTAccggaaaggaggaggagaagacggaCGCTAAACCAGAGGGGAACGACAAAGATGAAAGTACGTGTGAAGCCGAGGAGAACAAAGACAGCGATCACACGCAGGTGCCGGAAGACGAGGAGAAACCCGAAGTGTCGGAGGAAGAGGTGGTCGATGCGGCGGACGCTGGGAAAGCAGAGGAGGACGGGAAGAAggacgagaaggaggaggagaaagaagcagAAAGCGCTGCGGCGGGAGAGGTTGTGAACGTGGAAGAAGAAACCAAGGCGGCCACCGTCATCCAGAGTAACTTCAGAGGtcacaaagagaggaagaggttgCAGGAAGAAGGAAAGCTCCCGGCTAAGAAACAGAAAGCGGAAAGTCCCCctggggaaaaagaagaagaagaagtgcccACAGAGAGTAGCGCCGCGGGCGAGGAAGAGCTTCCCAAAGTTGAAACGCCACCAGAGGAAGTCGGCaccaaagaggaagaggaatcgACGAAAGCTGGAGATGCGGCGGGCGATGCGGCGGGCGATCCCTCGAGTGACGTCGGGTCCGGAGtccaagaggaggaggccaGAGCGGCCGTGGTGATTCAGAGCAACTTCCGAGGCCACAAGGAGCGCAAGCGACtcgaggaggaagggaagatcccgaagaagacgaagaagaaggagggggaggaggagaaagaagtaATGCCAGAACCTCCGAAAGAAGATGGAGAAAAACCGGCAGAGCCGACGGAGGGATCGGCGGAGGAATCCACGGCGGACGCTTCCGTGGAGATCTCGGGGGGTCCGGAGGAGGAAAGGGCCGCCACTGTCATTCAGAGTAACTTCAGAGGCCACCGGGACCGGAAGAAACTGAGAGCCGAGAAAGAAACGCAAAAGGACGCGGAGGGTGAAGCTGCCGAGGGAGAAGCTGCCGAGGGAGCCGCGGAAGAGGAAACCAAAGAGGAGACCAAAGaggagaccaaagaggaggcCGAAGAAAAGGCCGGGGAGGAGGCCGTGGATGTTGAGGACGTGACGATAGAGCATAAAGAGGAGACGGACGCGGAAAAAgagagactggaggaggaggaggccgcggTGAAGATCCAGAGCAACTTCAGAGGCTACAAGGAGAGAAAGAACCTCAAGGCCAACAAGCAAACAGTGCGGACAGAAGCTGCGCGACTGGAGAGCTTCTCCAAGCAG GTATCCAAAACGTCTCAGGACTTCGTGGCCCTGCAGCGGAAGTTGAACGAGATCATCCAGGCCCATCAATCAAACCCCGAGAACAACGGTATGTTCGTGAGAGGAAAAGCCAACGCTCCCCGGAATCACCACTCAA TCGCTGCAGCCGACAAGAGACAGTCGAGGACCCCCCGCCGGACCCAGCAGCcaaagaccctgaacacaccagagGACTCCACCTATTACAACCTGATTCAt CGGTCCGTCCAGGATGATAAACGCAACTCCAGGAAAGAGGG GCCAGGACAGCTGCCGGACGTGGACGACCAAGACTACCAGCCGCTGCCCTACAGCAGTTCGGACCCCTGCATCTCCACCGAGGAGCCGGCGGCGCCCGGCGGCGTGCCCGAGAGGAGGCCGTCCATCGCGAGGAGAGGCTCCGTGGACGGCGGTCAGGCGGCGGAGCAGACGCCACCGGCTGCCGCCGCCGGTAAACCGCCCAGAGAGAGGGCCGTCACTGAACCCGGGCCTCGCACCCTTGAGAG ACCCCCTCTTCCCAGAATGGCGTCCACAGAGAGTCGCTCCGAGGACAACCCGTTTGACTTCAGACATCTGCTGAGGAAGACCTCCCAGAGACACAGGCTCATCAAACAGTACTGA